GCTACGCGCGGCCGCGACCGGCGTCCTCTGCACCTGGCCCGAACAGGCCTCGGCCGTGCCGGCGCGGGCCGCGCTCGGGGCGGTCGTCGCCGACCTCGGCGTGCCCGAGCGGGCGCCCGCCCACGACGGGCCGGGTTGTCGCGTCCGCTGCACCGTCGCGCCCGGCGCGGAGTTGCGCGCGGCCCTCGTCCTCCGCGTCGCGGCGATGATCGCGCCCCGCCACCGGGACCTCGAACTCGCCTTCGTCGGCCCCGGCGTGCGCGACGAGGCGCTCGCGATGCACGCCGCCGCGCTCGGCATCCGCCACCGCGTGACCTGGCACGAGACGCTCCCGGCCGACGCGCCCGACCCGGACGTCGCGTGGGTCGCGGCCGGGAGCGACGACGGCGCGTTCGCCGCGCTCGACGCGATGGCCGCGGGCGTGCCGGTGCTCGCCGAGCGCGGGAGCGCGCCCGCGCGCTACGTCGCCGATGGTATCACGGGGCTCCACCTCATCCCCGGCGACGTGCCGGCGAGCGCGGCCGTGCTCGCACGGCTGCTCGGGCAGGCGGACGCGCGGGCCGCGATGGGCGCGGCGGGGCGGAGCCGAGCGCGGCGCGCGTACGCCGAATCGGCGATGGTCGACGGGTTCGCGCGCGCGGTCGCCGCCGCGCGCGACCGGACGCGGTGGCGCCGGTGAGTCACGTGCCCGCGAACGCGCCCACGACGCGCCCGGTCGTCCTCCGCCACCGCGCCGAGTTCGTCGCGCTCCGCACCGCGCTCGCCGGGCTCGGCGCGCTACCCTGGGCGCGCGCGACCGCGGTCGGCGCCGCGCTCGGGCGCGCCGGGTACCGGCCGCTCGGCATCCGCCGCGACGTCGTCGAGTCGCAGCTCGCGGCCGCCTTCCCCGAGTGGCCCGCCGGCCGGGTGCGCGAGGTGGCGGCGGCCTCCTACGCCTCGCTCGGCCGCACGACGATCGAGGCCGCGCTGCTCCCCGCGTTAGGCACGGGCGGCGTGCTCGCGCTGTTCGCCGAGGTCGACGGGTGGGACGTGCTCGAGGCCGCGCGCGCCGAGGGCCGGGGCGTCATCCTCGTCACCGGCCACCTCGGGAACTGGGAGGTCGGCGGCTCGTACGTCGCCGCGCGCGGCGTGCCGATCGACGGGATCGCGCGGCAGCAGGAGAACCCGCTGTTCGACCGCTTCCTCACGGGCACCCGCGAGCGGCTCGGGATGCGCGTCGTGTGGGACGGCGAGGCGGTGCGGCGCACGCCGCGCGCGCTGCACGCGGGGCGCGTGGTCGCGTTCCTCGTCGACCAGGGGACGTTAGGCCTCGCGTCGACGTGGGTCCCCTTCTTCGGCCGCCCGGCCAAGACCCCGCGCGGGCCCGCGGTGTTCGCGCTCCGCCTCGGGGCGCCGCTCGTCTTCGCCGCCGCGGTGCGGCGCGCTGACGGCCGCTTCCGCCTCGGCTTCGAGCGCGTGCCGGTGGTGCCCACCGGCGACCGCGAGCGCGACGTCGACGCGATCGTCGCCGCGTACACCGCGACACTCGAACGCTGGGTCCGCCGCACCCCGGAGCAGTACTTCTGGCAGCACCGGCGCTGGCGGCACCAGCCCGCGCCGGGCGACCGGGTGGGGGAGGATGACTGACCGCGCCGTGGAGACCGCCGCCGCCGCGCCGTCGGCGCGCGCGTGGGTCGCGCTCCGCGCCGACGGCCGCGCGCGCCTCGGGCTCGCCGCGATTGCCGTGCTGCTCGTCGCGGCCGCGGGCGCGCCGCTGCTCGCCCGCCACGACCCGGCCGCGATCGACCTCGGCGTCGCCCTCGAGCCGCCGTCCGCCGCGCACTGGTTCGGCACCGACGTGCAGGGGCGCGACGTCTGGGCCCGCCTGCTCTACGGCGCCCGCGTCTCGCTCGCCGTCGGCGTCGGGTCGCAGTGCATCGCGCTCGCGTTGGGCGTCGCGCTCGGCCTCGTCGCCGGCTACTACGGGCGGTGGGCGGACGACCTCGTCATGCGACTCGCCGACGTCACGCTCGCCTTCCCGACGCTCCTCCTCCTGATCGCGATGGCGGCCGCCTTCTCGCCCTCGATCGCGACGGTGGTCGTGACGATCGGCGTCGTCGGCTGGGCGGGGATGGCGCGGCTCGTCCGGGGGCAGGTGCTCGTCGTGCGCACGGCGGAGTACGTGCAGGCGGAGCGCGCGCTCGGCGCCGGCGACCTGCGCGTCATGCTGCGCCACGTGCTGCCCAACGTGATCGCCCCGGTCGTCATCGCTGCGACGCTCGGCGTGGCCGGCGCGATCATGGCGGAGGCGGCGCTGTCCTTCCTCGGGCTCGGCGTCCAGCCGCCGACGGCGAGCTGGGGGGCGATGATCGCCGACGGGCGCGACCTCGCGCAGCTGCGCGGCGCGCCGTGGACGTCGCTCGCCCCCGGGCTCGCGATCGGCGTCGCCGTGCTCGGCTTCAACCTCGTCGGCGACGCACTCCGCGACGCGCTCGACCCGCGCGCGGCCGCCGTGCGCGGCCCCGAGCGCCGCCGCGGGCGCGTGCGCCTCCTCCGCCGCGCCGACGTCCCGACCGACGCGGGCGCGGTCCCCGTCCGCCGCTAACCGTCCGCATGACCTACGACGTCGAGGCGCTCCGCCGCGTCGAGTTCCCCTGGGCCGCGCGGGGCGAGGCGGCCTACCTGAACAACGCCAGCACGGGCCCGCTGCCCGCGCGCACCGTCGCGGCCGTGTCGGAGTTCGTCGCCCGCCGCGCCGAACCGTACCGGATCGGGGACTCGGAGCTGTTCGACACGCTCGCCCGCGTGCGCGACGGCGTCGCCCGGCTGGTCGGCGCGGAGCCGGGCGAGGTCGCCTGCATGCCCAACACGACGTACGGGCTCAACTTCGCGGCCCGCGCGCTCCCGTTAGGCCCGGGCGACGTCGTGCTGACCTTCGACGGCGAGTTCCCGGCCAACGTCTATCCGTGGATGGCGCTCGCCGTGCGCGGCGTGCGGCTCGAACTCCTCCCGGGGACCGCCGAGGGGCTCCCCGACGAGGCCGCGCTGCTGCGCGCGATCGCCGAGCGCGACGACGTGCGCGCGGTGACGGTGAGCTGGGTGCAGTTCGCGAGCGGGTACCGCGTCGACCTCGCCGCGATCGGCGCCGCGTGCCGCGCGCGCGGCGTCTGGTTCGTCGTCGACGCCATCCAGGGGCTCGGCGCCTGCCCGCTCGACCTGCGCGCGACGCCGGTCGACGTGCTCGCCTGCGGGGCGCAGAAGTGGCTGCTCGCGCCGTGGGGGACGGGGTTCGTCTACGTGCGGCGCGAGCTCGTCGCGCGGCTCGCGCCGCAGGACGTCGGCTGGCTCGCCGTGCGCGGGGCCGACGACTTCGCGCGCCTCACCGACTACGACTACACGCTCCGCGACGACGCGCGGCGCTTCGAAGTCCTCACGCTGCCGTTCCACGACTTCGCCGGGCTCGCGGCCAGTCTCGACCTGCTCCACGCGCTCGGGCCCGACGCGGTCGCGGCGCACGTCGCGGCGCGGGCCGATCAGATCGTCGCCTGGGCCGCGGCGCGCGACGGCGTCACGCTCGTCACGCCGCGCGACCCGGCGCGGCGCGCGGGCGTCGTCTCGTTCCGCCTGCCGGACGCGGCCGCGGCGTCGGGGCTGCTGCGTGCGGCCGGGGTCGCGCACTCGGTGCGCGAGGGCGCGGTGCGCCTGTCCCCGCACGGTTACAATTCGGCCGCTGACGTCGACCGCGCGCTCGACGTGCTCGACGCGCACCTCCGCGCCGGCTGACGCGCCCGCCTACCTGCGGGTCGACCAACCTCGTCCTTGACTGCTCCCGACATGCCGACCCCGCGTCGCGCCCGCCCGATTGCCGCCACCGCCGCCCTCCTCGCGCTCGTGCTGGGCGCCGCCTGCCACGGCCGCAACGACGGCGCCCGCGACGGCGCCGGCGGCGCGAGCATGGGCGCTGGGGGCCCCGGCCAGCCCGGGCCTCAGCCGGGGGAGAACGCCGACACCGGCCTGACCGCCGCCGGCACCCCGGGCCCGACGCGCGCCACGACGACGACCAACACGCAGGCCAAGGCGGAGAGCGCGGCGTCGGTCAACTCCAAGCAGCCGGGCGCCCCGGGCGCGGGCGGCAGCGCGGCGGCCGCGGGCGCGACGAAGCAGTAGCGCCGCCGGGCGACTGCCTAACGCATCCCGCCGGCGGGGGCGCCAGCACGAGCGAGGTGACCTCGACGCCCAACGCGCCGGAGGTGCGTCCGCGGACGTCCGCGCCGCGGGTGGCGGGGGCGGGCTCCGGAGACCTTGGCGTGTGCCGCGGGACCGACGGAGGCGAGCACACACGTGCCGGCCACGCGCGGACCCCGCGCGGACCCCGCGCACCAGTGCCCGGGCGCTGCATCGTCACGGGCGCCGGACGCGCGACGTCGAACCGGCCGTCGACGTTGCGCGCCGGGGACGCCGAGCCCATGACGTCGCCATTTGCTGGAGCGATTCAGCCCCGAACACTAAGAAGTCCACGCGTGCCGCCGCGCGAGCCGGTGTGCGGTGACCCCGGGCGGCGAGCGAGGGTGCATAGCCGTGTGTGGGCGGTCGAACCCATTCGAACCGCCCCGAACGCCTCCGAACCTGGCATAGTGGGTCTGTTGTAGCGGGACCGACCCGTAGGCCGGCGCTGGTGTGGCGGCGTGTTCGGCAGTTCGGCTTCGGCAGTTCGGCCGCCGTCCGCGGGCGTCCGCGCGGCCCATTCTTCATTTACGTGTCCCTCGAGGAGGGGAGAAGTCATGGCATCAGTTCGTAGGTGCGCCGGGGCGTCCGCCGGTGCGCTGTTCCTCGCCGCGGTCCCGGCGGTCGCGCGCGCCCAGACGGGGACCATCTCCGGCCGCGTGGTCGACTCGGTCTCGCAACAGGGCGTGCCGAGCGTGAACGTGATCCTGGTCGGCACGACGATCGGCACGGAGACGCGCCCGGACGGCAGCTTCACCCTCGCCCGCGTGCCGGTCGGCGCGCGCGCCGTCCGCGTCGCGCGCATCGGCTTCGCCGCCCAGACGCACACCGTCGACGTGACCGACGGCGGCACGGCGACGCTCAACTTCCGGCTCGGCGCGCTCGTGGCCCGGCTCTCCGAGGTGGTCGTCGCACAGGCCTACAGCGGCGGCGGCGGGCAGGACCGCCGCAACGTCACCGGCTCGGTCGCCGCGGTCGACAGCACGCTCTTCAACAAGGGACGCGTCGACAGCCCCGAGCAGCTGATCCAGGCCAAGGTGCCGGGTGTGCAGGTCGTGAGCGACAACTCGCCGGGCGGCAGTATCTCGGTGCGCATCCGCGGCCAGGCGTCAGTCAACGGGGTCACCGACCCGCTCTTCGTAGTCGACGGGATCCCGATTCCGGTCGGCGGCGGCCTCTCCGCCGGGCGCAACCCGCTCAACTTCCTGAACCCGCAGGACATCGCCAACATCACCGTCCTCAAGGACGCGCAGGCCACGGCGATCTACGGATCGCGCGGCGCCAACGGCGTCGTCCTCATCACCACCAAGAACGGCACCCAGGGCGGCCCGCAGGTCACCTACGGCTCCAATTACAGCAACCGCTCGATCGCCCGCACGCCGAGCTATGTCGGCGCGGACCAGTACCGTCAGATCGTCCAGCAGTACGCCCCGGCCAACGTCTCGGTGCTCGGCAACGCCAACACCAACTGGCTCGACGCCGTCAAGCAGACCGGCGGGGGCACGGAGCAGAACTTCGCCGTCGGCGGGACGCGGCAGGACTTGCAGTACCGCCTCTCGCTCAACTACCTGACCGACAACGGCGTCCTCAAGGGCGACAACACGAAGCGCGTCTCCGGCCAGTTCAACTACGCCGACCGCCTGTTCCACAACGTGTTCGACGTGCAGGCGACGCTGCGCGCGGTGCGCACCTACGACAACTACGGCGCGGGCAGCTACCTCGCCGACGTGTACGGCTACCCCTCGACGCAGCCGATCTACAACCCCGACGGCAGCTTCTACGAGATCAACAACTTCAACGCGGCCAACAACCCGCTCGCCCGCCTCGCCGCGACGACCAACAAGGGGCAGACCGACCGCGGCATCGGGAACCTGCAGTTGCGCGCGAACGCCCCCTTCCTCACGGGGCTCTCGGGCACGGTGCGCGGCAGCTTCGACGCGGCGCGCTCGGCCCAGACGATCTTCACCCCCACGACCGACCCGACGCAGCGGTTCGTAATCGACTCGCTCCAGGGCTCGTACTTCCAGAACCTGCCCGAGGCGACGACGCTCGTCCTCGACGCGTACAGCAACTACGTCCACCGGCTCGAGTCGGCCCGCGCCGACCTCGACCTCACGGCCGGGTACTCGTACGAGACGTTCCGTGGCAACAACGCGCAGTTCACCTCGATCGGCCTGAGCACGAACGCGCTCGGTACCGGCGGCATCCCCTCGGCGACGCGTACCTTCACGCCGGCGGTCAACGTGCAGGAGAGCCGCCTCGCGTCGTTCTTCGCCCGCGCCAACGCCACGATCGCCGACAAGTACCTGGTCGGCTTCTCCGTGCGCCGCGACGGATCGTCGCGATTCGGTACGAACAACCAGTGGGGCAACTTCCCGGCGGCGAGCGTGGGCTGGCGGCTGTCGGAGGAGAGCTTCCTCAAGGACCGGCTCCCCGGCGTCTCGGACCTCAAGCTGCGCTACTCGTACGGCCTGAACGGCAACCAGCCCTTCGCCAACTACCTCGCGCAGCCCACGTACAGCTACTCGAGCGCGCAGTCGGAGGTGCAGTTCGGGAACACCTTCGTCCCGACGATCCAGCCGTCGGCGGCGAACCCGAACCTCAAGTGGGAGCAGTCGGCCACACACGACCTCGGCCTCGACTACGCGCTCTTCCGGGGGCGCGTCAGCGGCACGTTCGACTACTACAACAAGAAGACGACCAACCTGCTGTTCAACGTGCCGGTGGCGTCCGGGACGAACTTCAGCAACTACGTCCTCGAGAACATCGGCTCGCTGCGCAACGCCGGCTTCGAGGCGGGCCTCAACGTGAGCGTGCTGCAGGGCGGCGCCGGCCGGCCGCTCGGCGGCCTGCGCTACGACGCCAACTTCGCGGCGTCGACCAACCGCAACCGCGTGCTGTCGATCAGCGGCGCCGGCGGGGCCTCGCGGATCAACACCGGCGACATCGGCTTCCAGACCGTCGCGGTGGTGCAGCCGGGGCTGCCGATCAACACGTACTACGTGTTCCGGCACGTGAACGACGCCAACGGCAACCCGGTGGTCGGGCCGAACACGACGTCGAGCGGAACGGACGCCACCAAGTACTACGTGGACCAGAACCACGACGGGCAGATCGACCAGAACGACCTCGTGCCGTTCCACAGCCCGCAGCCGCGCTGGATCCTCGGCCACACGTCCAACTTCGCGCTCGGCCGCGCGGACCTCAGCTTCACGCTGCGATCTTACCTGGGCTACTGGGTGTACAACGCCGTGGCCTCCACGCAGGGCTCCTACTCGGTCGTGCAGCAGGGCGGCGCCCCGCGCGCCCTGAACACGGCGGCGCTCAAGTACAACTTCGTCACCTCGCAGGTCCTCTCGGACCTGTACGTCGAGAACGCGAACTTCCTCCGGATGGACAACGTCACGCTCGGCTACTCGCTCCCGGCGTACCGGGCGTTCCGCAGCACGCGCGTGTTCGCCACCGTGCAGAACGTGTTCACCGCGACCAAGTACAGCGGCGTCGACCCGCTCGCCGCCGGGCTGGGCGGGATCGACCAGAACGCGTACCCGCTGACCCGCATCTTCACGCTCGGTCTCAACCTCGGCTTCTGAGGCCCGCCCGACCCATGCCTAACGCTTCCACGCTCCGCCGGACGCTCCGCCGCGCGCGCCGCACCTCCGCCGCGGCCGCGGCCGGCCTCGCGCTCGCCGGCGCCGCCGGCGTGAGCGCCTGCACCGACGTCACCGTCAACAACCCGAGCGCGATCAACAGCAACACCGCGTTCAGCGACCCCGGCGCCTACCAGGCCTTCCTCGCCAAGCTCTACGCCAACCTCGCCGTCAGCGGCCCGCTCGGCTCGGGGAACAGCGACATCCAGGGCATCGACCCCGGGTTCGCGCAGTACCTCCGGCTGCTCTGGCAAATGCAGGAGCTGCCGACCGAGGAGGCGGTCATCGCCTGGTCAGAACAGACGCTGCAGGACCTCAACCGGCAGACCTGGAGCGCGCCGAACAACTACTCGACCACGATGTACGCGCGCATCCTGTCGCAGGCGACGTTCGCGAGCGAGTTCCTGCGCCAGACGACCGACGCCCAGCTCGCCAGCCGGAACGTCCCGGCCGCGCAGCGCGCGCAGATCCAGGCGTACCGGGCCGAGGCGCGCTTCCTCCGCGCGCTGAGCTACTGGCACGCGATCGACATCTTCGGCAGCGTACCGCTCGTGACCGAGGCCACGCCGATCGGCGGCGCGGCGCCCGCGCAGGCCTCGCGCACCGACCTGTACAACTTCGTCGTGAGCGAGCTGACCGCCATCCGCGACCAGCTCCCCGCGAAGACGGCCGACACGTACGGGCGCGCCACCCCGGCCGCGGCGGACATGCTGCTCGCCAAGCTCTACCTGAACGCCGCGGTCTACACCGGCACGGCGCAGTACGCGAGCGCCCTCGCGGCCGTGCAACGCATCATCAGCTCGGGCGCGTACTCGCTCGACCCGAGCTACCAGCACCTGTTTCTGGCCGACAACAACACGTCGCCGGAGCTGATCTTCGTGGTCACGCAGGACGGGGCGCACACGCAGGGCTTCGGCGGGACGACGTTCATCATCCACGCCGCGCTCGGCGGCGCGCTCAACGACAGCGCGGTGACGAGCTTCGGCGTCGGCGGCGGCTGGTACGGGCTGCGCGCGAAGCCCGAACTCGTCGCGCTCTTCGGGGCCGACACGACGGCCGGCACGGACCAGCGCGCGTCCATGGTGTACGGCAACGGGCAGACCCTCGGGATCGAGGACCTGACGCAGTTCCCGCAGGGGTACATGATCCGCAAGTACCGCAACATCACGTCCGCCGGCGTGCCCGGCTCCGACCAGACCTACGCGGACACCGACTACCCGATGTTCCGGCTCGGCGACGCGTACCTGATGTACGCCGAGGCGTTCCTACGCGGCGGCGGCGGCGACCAGGGGACTGCGCTCGGCTACGTCAACGCGCTCCGGACGCGGGTCGGGGCGGCGCCGATCACGGCGAGTCAACTCACGCTCCCCTTCATCCTCGACGAGCGAGGCCGCGAGCTGTTCTGGGAGGGGCACCGCCGCACGGACCTCGTGCGCTTCGGGGTCTTCACCGGCGGGACCAAGCTCTGGACGTTTAAATTCGGCGTGCCAACGGGCGCGGCGAGCCCGGCGAGTCACGACCTGTACCCGATCCCGGCCAACGAGCTGTCGGCCAACCCGAGCCTCAAACAGAACCCGGGGTACTGAACCGGGGCACCAAGCCGGCCGCGGTAGGCCGGAGCCCTGGCCGCCTGACGCGTCCGGTCGTCCCGAGGCCCGCGGTCGTCCGGGCGTCGCGAGGGACCTCCTCTCCGCGGGGACGGGCCAATCCCGTCGCCTCGGACAGCAGGTCCCTCGCTGCGCTCGGGACGACACCCGCCACCATCTATGCCGCGCTCTCACGCCTTCGCGCTCTCCCTCGCCGCACTGACCGCCTGCGGCGGCTCCGACACAACGACCGCCCCGCCCGTCGTCACCGCACCCTCGCCGCGGCCGACGCTCGCCGCCACCTACCGCGCGAGCGGCCACGCCGCCGCGGGCGACACGTTCGTCGAACTCTTCGAGTGGCGGTGGGCGGACGTCGCCTCAGAGTGCGAGAGTATGTTAGGCCCGGCCGGCTACAAGGCCGCGCTGGTGTCCGCGCCGCAGGAGTCGGCCGTCATCGCCGGCTTCCCGTGGTGGCAGCGCTACCAGCCCGTCAGCTACAGCATCGCCCGGAGCCGCTCGGGGACCGGGGCCGAGTTCGCGGGCATGGTCGCCCGCTGCAAGGCGGCCGGGGTCGACGTCTACGTCGACGCCGTCCTGAACCACATGACGGCGGGGAGCGGGACCGGGAGCAACGGCACCATCTACACCAAGTACAACTACCCGGGCACGTGGCAGCAGGGCGACTTCCACACGCCGTGCGCGGTGAGCAACTATCAGGACGCGGCCAACGTGCAGGAGTGCGAGCTCGTCGGCCTGGCCGACCTCAACACCGGGTCGGCGAGTGTTAGGCAGAAGCTGGCGGATTACCTCGCCGGCCTCGCGCGGCTGGGCGTCGCGGGCTTCCGGCTGGACGCGGCCAAGCACATCCAGCCCGTCGAACTCGACAGCGTACTGAGCCTTGCCGGTCGCACCCTCGCCGCGGAAGGGCGCGCGGTGCCGTACTACTTCGCCGAGGTGGTCGACTACGGCGGCGAGACGGTGCACGCGACCGACTACCTGGGGCTCAACTACACGGCGGGCGGCGCGTCGGACATCACCGAGTTCAAGGTCACGGGGCTCGGCAGCAAGTTCCTCAACACCGGCGGGCAGCGCGTGTCCGACCTGCGGACGTTCTCGGTCGCCAACTGGGGCATCCTGCCGGCGGACAAGGCGGTGGTCTTCCTCGAGAACCACGACACACAGCGCGACGCGACGGACGCGGGGTTCACCTACCGCTACGGCCCGCTGTACCGGCTCGGCATGGTCTACCTGCTAGGCCAGCCCTACGGCTACCCGTCGGTGATGTCGAGCTACGCCTTCGACCGCAGCACGCAGGCCGGGCGCGACGCGGGGCCGCCGTCGGACGCGGCGGGGAACACCACCCCCGTGACGTGCGCGTCGTCGCTCGAGACGGCCACCGTCGGCGAATGGGTGTGCGAGCACCGCGACCCGACGCTGCGCGCGATGGTCGCCTTCCGCCGCGCGGTCGCGGGCACGGACCTGACGTGGAACTGGGACGACGGCCAGAACGCGGTCGCCTTCTCGCGCGGCGCCAAGGGCTTCGTGGCGATCAACAGCAACGGCACGTCCGCGCACGTCACCACGGCGGGCGGGCTCGCGGCGGGCGAATACTGCGACGTACTCACCGGGGGCCACGCCGCCGCGGGCGGCTGCGCCGGCACGCGCGTGACGGTGCGCGCGGGCGGCGCGGTGGACCTCGTCGTCCCGGCGAAGACGGCCGTGGTGTTGGAGGCGGGAGTCGGCCCGTGAGGCGCGCCACGGACGAGGCGGCGGGGCGGTCCTCGGGGTGACCCGCGGGGCGACCGCACCCCGACTCCCTCGCGCACGTCAATCGCCGGTCACCCGCACGAGCGCGTAGTCGCGCGCGCCCTTGCGCAGCAGCAGGTACCGTCCGGCGAGCAAATCCCCCTCGGCGAGCGCCCGCTCGCCCGCGGAGAGCCGGCGCCCGCTCGCCGTCAGCCCGCCCTGCTCCAGCAGCCGCCGCGCCGCCCCCTTGCTCGGCGCGAGCCCGGCCGCGACGAACAGCTCCGGCACGTCGATCGCCGTTAGGCTGTCCGCAGGGCGCGCGACCTCGGTCACCGGGAACTCCTTCGACAGCGCCCCGACCGCGGCCGGCGACAGCGCGTGCGGGTCGCCCTTGGAGAAGAGCAGCGCCGAGAGCTCCTGCGCCACGCGCGCGCCCTCCGCGCCGTGCACGCGGCCCGTGACGTCGTACGCGAGCGCGTGCTGCGCCTCGCGCCGGTCCGGCCGCTCGGCGGTCGCCCGGTCGAGCGCCTCGACCTCCTCGCGCGCGAGCTGGGTGTAGTAGCGCAGCAGCCGCCCCACGTCGCGGTCGTCGGCGTGGATCCAGAACTGGAAGAACTGGTACGCCGACGTGCGCTGCGGGTCGAGCCACACCGCGCCGCCCTCGGTCTTGCCGAACTTCTGCCCGCCCGCCGTCGTGAGCAGCGGGAACGTGAGGCCGTGCGCCTGCGCCCCGTCCATCCGGCGCACGAGGTCCGCGCCCGCGGTGATGTTCCCCCACTGGTCACTCCCGCCCACCTGCACCGTCACGCCGTAGCGGCGCCGCAGCTCGACGAAGTCGTACGCCTGCAGCAGCATGTACGAGAACTCCGTGTACGAGATCCCCGTCTCCATGCGCGCGCGCACGCTCTCCTTGGCGAGCATCACGTTCACCGAGAAGTGCTTCCCGACGTCGCGGAGGAAGTCGATCGCGTTCAGCGGCGCGAGCCACTCCCCGTTGTCGGCCACCGCCGCCGCGGCCGGCCCGTCGAAGTCGAGGAAGCGCTCGAGCTGGGCGCGGATCGCCCGCGCGTTCTCCTCCACGACGTCGCGCGTGTTCAGCTGCCGTTCGGCCGTCTTGCCGCTCGGGTCGCCGATCATCCCCGTCCCGCCGCCGACGAGCGCGACGGGGCGGTGCCCGTACTGCTGCAGCCGCACGAGCCCCATGATCGGCAGCAGGTTACCGACGTGCAGGCTCGCCGCGGTCGGGTCGAACCCGCAGTACGCCCGCGCCGGGCCGGCCGAGAGGTGGGCGGAGAGGCCGTCGGTCGCCTGGTAGAGGAGCCCGCGCCACGCGAGGTCATCGAGCAGCGGGTCGCCCTGCGCGGGGTCCGGGGGCGAGTGGTCCGGGGCGGCCATCGGGACGTCGGCGCTCGTGTCGGTCATGCTGCCAAAATACCCCGGCCGGGGTACCGGAGCCCGTCGCCCGCCGAAACACCCGGACGCGGCCGTTAGCTTGCCTGCCGTATGCCGTCCGCCTCGCCCCCGCCGAAGTCTCCGCCCAACCGCGCCGCGCCCCGGCGCCCGCGTCGTGCCGCGCCCGGGTGGCTCGGCCGCCACGCGCGCCTCGTGCGCGGCGTCGCCCTCACACTGACCTTCGGCGTCGCGGCCGCGTTCGGCGCGATCTACGCCGGCTGGGTGCTCGTCTGCCAGAACGGGGCGTGCCCGTCGGTCGCCTCGCTCGAAGGCTACAACCCGCGGCAGACGTCCAAGCTCTTCGCCGCCGACGGCCGGTTCGTGGCCGAGATCGGCAACGAGCGGCGCACGCTGGTGAAGCTGGGCGACATCCCCGACGTCGTGAAGCAGGCGTTCCTGGTCACCGAGGATAAGCGCTTCTACGACCACAGCGGCGTCGACTGGCTGCGCGTGCCGGGCGCGCTCCTGCGCGACGTCCGGTACCGGTCGTTCAAGGAGGGCTTCTCGACGATCACGATGCAGCTCGCGCGCAACGTCTTCAGCGACGACATCAGCCGCGAGAAGACGCTCGTCCGCAAGCTGCGCGAGGCCAAGGTGGCGCGGCAGATCGAGCAGCAGTACTCGAAGGACAAGATCCTCGAGCTCTACCTCAATCAGATCTACCTCGGCGCGGGCGCCTACGGCGTCGAGACGGCGGCGCACCGCTACTTCGGCAAGGGCGTGCGCGACCTGAACCTGGCCGAGG
This is a stretch of genomic DNA from Gemmatimonadetes bacterium T265. It encodes these proteins:
- the tyrS1 gene encoding tyrosine--tRNA ligase 1, with product MTDTSADVPMAAPDHSPPDPAQGDPLLDDLAWRGLLYQATDGLSAHLSAGPARAYCGFDPTAASLHVGNLLPIMGLVRLQQYGHRPVALVGGGTGMIGDPSGKTAERQLNTRDVVEENARAIRAQLERFLDFDGPAAAAVADNGEWLAPLNAIDFLRDVGKHFSVNVMLAKESVRARMETGISYTEFSYMLLQAYDFVELRRRYGVTVQVGGSDQWGNITAGADLVRRMDGAQAHGLTFPLLTTAGGQKFGKTEGGAVWLDPQRTSAYQFFQFWIHADDRDVGRLLRYYTQLAREEVEALDRATAERPDRREAQHALAYDVTGRVHGAEGARVAQELSALLFSKGDPHALSPAAVGALSKEFPVTEVARPADSLTAIDVPELFVAAGLAPSKGAARRLLEQGGLTASGRRLSAGERALAEGDLLAGRYLLLRKGARDYALVRVTGD
- a CDS encoding alpha-amylase, with amino-acid sequence MPRSHAFALSLAALTACGGSDTTTAPPVVTAPSPRPTLAATYRASGHAAAGDTFVELFEWRWADVASECESMLGPAGYKAALVSAPQESAVIAGFPWWQRYQPVSYSIARSRSGTGAEFAGMVARCKAAGVDVYVDAVLNHMTAGSGTGSNGTIYTKYNYPGTWQQGDFHTPCAVSNYQDAANVQECELVGLADLNTGSASVRQKLADYLAGLARLGVAGFRLDAAKHIQPVELDSVLSLAGRTLAAEGRAVPYYFAEVVDYGGETVHATDYLGLNYTAGGASDITEFKVTGLGSKFLNTGGQRVSDLRTFSVANWGILPADKAVVFLENHDTQRDATDAGFTYRYGPLYRLGMVYLLGQPYGYPSVMSSYAFDRSTQAGRDAGPPSDAAGNTTPVTCASSLETATVGEWVCEHRDPTLRAMVAFRRAVAGTDLTWNWDDGQNAVAFSRGAKGFVAINSNGTSAHVTTAGGLAAGEYCDVLTGGHAAAGGCAGTRVTVRAGGAVDLVVPAKTAVVLEAGVGP